Below is a genomic region from Mycolicibacter hiberniae.
GCAGCACATAGGATTTGATCGACTTCGATCCGGGTTCCAGAAAATAGCTGCGGTCAAAAAGCATCGGGTCCAAATCGGCGGCCGGCACGAACTCGAGCACCGCGATCTCGTGGTCGCGTTCCTCGGGGAGGTTCGCGATGTCGTCGTCGGTGATCACCACCATGCGGCCGTCGTCGGACTCATAGGCCCGCGCGATGTCGCTGTAGTCCACGACTTCGCCGCACTCCTCGCACACCCGCCGGTAGCGGATCCGGCCGTGATCCTTGGCGTGTACCTGGCGGAACTTGATGTCGTGGTCTTCGGTGGCGCTGTAGACCTTGACCGGCACGTTGACCAGACCGAATGCGATCGAGCCCTTCCAGATGGAGCGCATGAGGCCAGTATGCCCACGCCAGAGTGCCCATAACCGGCATTGCCACGACGTAGGTTGGCTGCATGGCCGCTGAGTCCGTCACGACACGGGTCACGCTGACCAACGCCGAAAAGGTGCTCTACCCCGCGACGGGCACCACCAAGGCCGAGGTCTTCGACTACTACACCCGCATCGCCGAGGTGATGCTGCCGCACATCGCAGGACGCCCGGCGACCCGCAAACGCTGGCCCAACGGTGTCGAGCAGAGCTCCTTCTTCGAAAAGCAGCTGGCGTCCTCAGCGCCGGGCTGGCTGGCTCGCGCCGACATTCAGCATCGCTCCGGCATCACCACCTATCCGGTGATCGAGGACCTCGACGGGCTGGCCTGGATCGCCCAACAGGCCGCGCTGGAGGTGCACGTCCCGCAGTGGCGGTTCGAAGCGCAGTGGACGCACGGCGGCCGCGTGTTCAAGCCCGGCCCGGCAACGCGACTGGTCTTCGACTTGGACCCCGGCGAGGGCGTCACCATGAGTCAGCTCGCCGAGGTGGCGCGCGCCGTGCGTGAGCTGATGGCCGAGTTGAGCCTGCCCACGTTCCCCCTCACCAGCGGCAGCAAGGGAGTGCACGTCTACGCCGCCCTGGACCCGCCGGTGAGCAGCGCCGGTGCGGTTGTCTTGGCCAAACGCGTTGCGCAGCAACTTGAAAGCGCGATGCCCACGCTCGTCACCGCGACCATGGCCAAGAAGCTTCGTGCTGGGAAGGTGTTCCTGGACTGGAGCCAGAACAACGCCTCCAAGACCACCATCGCCCCGTATTCGCTGCGCGGCCGCGATCACCCGACGGTTGCGGCCCCCAGAACCTGGGCGGAGCTCGACGACCCCGACCTGCGGCAGCTGCGCTATGACGAGGTGCTGCAACGCGTCGCCCGTGACGGCGATCTGCTGGCCGCCCTGGACCGCGCCCTGCCGGCCCAGGATCGGCTTGACGTCTACCGGTCCAAGCGCGATGCGCGCCGGACCCCCGAACCGGTGCCGGCCACGGCGCCGGTGCCGGGCGGCGGCAACAGCTTCGTCATCCAGGAGCACCACGCGCGCCGGCTGCATTACGACTTCCGGCTGGAGCGCGACGGCGTGCTGGTGAGTTGGGCGGTGCCCAAGAATCTTCCGGAGACGACAGCGGTCAACCATCTCGCGGTCCGCACCGAGGATCATCCCCTGGAGTACGGCAGTTTCGAAGGCACGATCCCCAAGGGCGAGTACGGTGCCGGCACGGTGCGCATCTGGGATTCGGGCACGTATGTGACCGAGAAGTTCGAGGACCCGGCCGGGGAAGGGGCCGAAAAAGGAGAGGTGATCGTCGTGCTGTCCGGCAGCCGGATCTCCGGGCGCTACGCGCTGATCCGCACCGCCGGCGACCAGTGGCTGGCGCACCGGATGAAAGACCAGCAGGCATTCACGTTCAGCGAACTGGCCCCCATGCTGGCCACGCACGGCTCGGTGACCCGGCTGGACCCGAATCAGTGGGCCTTCGAAGGCAAATGGGACGGCTACCGGCTACTGGTCGAAGCCGAGAACGGCGAGGTCCGGTTGCGTGCCCGCAGCGGCCGTGACGTCACCGCCGAGTACCCGCAACTGCCGTTTCCGGCCGAGGACCTGGCCGAACACCACGTCGTCCTCGATGGTGAACTGGTCGCGCTCGACGACCGCGGCGTCCCCAGCTTCGCCGCGATGCAGAACAGCGCCCGCGCCGCTCGCCTGGAGTTCTGGGCCTTCGACCTGCTCTATCTCGACGGCCGCCCGCTGCTTCGCGTGGCCTACCGGGATCGGCGACGCCTGTTGGAAACACTCGCCCAGGGAACAGGTCTCGTGGTCAAGGAGCTCCTGACACCCGATGGCGCCAAGGCCCTCGAGCAGTCGGGCCGCCTCGGCTGGGAGGGCGTGATCGCCAAGAGATGGGATTCGCCGTATCGGCCGGGTCGCCGATCTCCGGCCTGGATCAAAGACAAGCATTGGCAGACCCAGGAGGTGGTGATCGGCGGCTGGCGGGCAGGGGAGGGCGGCCGCGGCGGCGGAATCGGATCGCTGTTGATGGGGGTGCCCGAAGCCGACGGCCTGCGCTTCGTGGGACGGGTCGGCACGGGGTTCACCGAGCGTCAGCTGGCGGCATTGAAGGAGATGCTGGAGCCGTTGCGCACCGGCGAATCCCCGTTTCGGGAACCCCTGGCGCGGCCCGACGCGAAAGGCGTCACCTTCGTCGAACCCACCGTGGTGGCCGAGGTGCGCTACAGCGAACGCACGGCCGATGGCCGGCTCCGCCAGCCCAGCTGGCGCGGGCTGCGTCCCGACAAGACCCCCGGCGAGGTGGAGTGGGAGTGAGGTGTCGAACCGATCGGCGCCGCTGAGGAACCGGACGGCTTTGGCGCCTCCGGTGCTCACTCGCGTGTATGTCTCAACTCGCGACGGGACGTGACCCCGAGCTTGCCGAAGATCCGGCCGAGATGCCATTCCACCGTCCTGGGGCTGATGAACAGATGGCTGGCGATCTCAGAGTTGGTGTACCCGTCGCCGGCGAGTCTGGCGATGTAGCTTTCCTGCGACGTCAGCTTCCCCGGTTTTCTGGCATCGTGTTGCTTGCTCAGGGGCTCGCCCGCCGCATGGAGTTCGCGCTTGGCTCGCTCGGTGAAACCCTCGGATCCCATTTCGGCGAACAGCCCGTGAGCGATGCGTAACTCGGCTCGTGCTTCGCCTCGGCGGTTCTCCCGCCGCAGCCACTCACCGAAGATCAGGTGCGTACGCGCGGACATGACCTTCAACGGTGAGCGTCCCAACTCCCGAATTGCGATCCGGTACTCGTTCTCGGCAGCGGGACCGTCGGCGGTCAAGGCTTTCGCGCGGGCGGCGTATCCGAGAGCAGTCGCCGTGGGAGTCGTTCGTGACCGCTCGATCAATTGTGCTGCAGCCGTTTCGGCGACATCGGTGCTTCCGGCGCGGACGGCCGCTTCGACGGTCTCGTTCAGGAGGTGGCCATACATGCCGATATCGTCGTACTCCATTGCCGCCGAGCACTGTTCGAGCGCCTTTTCGTAGTTTCCGATCCCGTTGTACAGGACGGCCAGCGAGAAAAGCACCAAGGTGATCTCGCTGCCCTCGCCCCGGGCGGTCGCGTCGCGGACAGTCGTCCGTGCGATCTCTTCTGCTCGAGCTTGCTGCCCGCGACAAGCGGCGAGATAGATGTGGATGGAGCGTTGCTGCGGCGCGCCAGTGGCAGCAGAGATGGTCTCTGCCTGCGCCAACAGGTCGGCGGCTTGTGCGAAGTCGCCCGCGGTGACACATACACCCGCATACGTGGTCAATGCCGCGGGCAGGACGGTCAATTCACCGGCCGCGCGCAGTAGCTCGAGTTGGCGCGCATTCAGGGAGTTGTAAGTGTCCTGGGCGAACAGGTCGAGTAAGACGCGCAGGGTGATGTCGTGCAACCGCGGGTCTGCAACACCGGCGTTGTCTTCCGCAAGATACTGCTGTATTGCTCGCTGGAGCACCGGCGCCGCTGCTGCGTGTCCGTCATCGATGCGCAGGACGATTCCCTCGAGGAAGAGATCTGCCGCAGTGGCGGGGCCCGACCTCGGTGGCAGCTGCCGCACCGATCTGACTATCGTCGCCGCAGATGGCGCTTCCCCGGTGCAGAGGCGCCCGACGATCATCGTTGCCATCAGCGCGCCGAGGTAGGCGTCGCGGGCGAAGACCGGATCCAGTGGCCGCAGCTTTCGGGCTGCCGCCAGCAACAGCGGAGGCGCGTCTCTGCCCCGCCGGGTCGCAAACGCAACGTTGGCGCGTAGCAGATCTGCCCGCGCACTCAACAGTTCGTCGTCCGCTCTGTCCACCGCGGACAGGAGTCGGATCGCCGCTTCTGGATCACCGGCGTCCAGCTTCGCCCGGGCAGCTTCGAGTGCCCGGTCGGCGCGACGGAGGGGATCGGGAGTCAGTTCGACGGCATAGGCCAAGAATGCGGCTGCGGCGGCGGCACCACCACGGCAGCGCGCCCGTTGCGCGGACACCACAAGCTCGACAGCAACGCTCTCATCGGGTGTGGGCGTGGCGTGGGCGTGGTGCCAGGCGCGGTGTTCGGTATGCGTGGGGCCGGATATCACGTCCGCCAATGCTGCATGAACCTGCCGGCGTTGAGACGCGGATGCATAGTGGTAGACCGCCGATCGCACCAACGGGTGGCGAAAGCGCAGGCGGGATTCGACGGTGACCAGGCCGCTGCGCTCCGCGGGAACGGCCGCGTCGGCGCCCACCCGGAGCTTCTCCGCGGCGGCCCACAGCCAGGTGGGGTCGCCGGTCGGCTCCGCAGCCGCGATCAGCAGCAGCGTCTGTGTGGTCGGGGGCAGCGTGTGTAGGCGCTGACTGTACTCGCGCTCGATTCGACCGGCTATCGACGCTGCGGCCGGCAGGCCGTAACCGCCTGCCAGCGCTGTGGGCGCTATCGACTGGCGAAGGTCCAGTAACGCCAAGGGGTTTCCGTCGGCTTCGCCCAGGATGTTCTCCCGGACCCGCTCATCTAACCGGCCCGGCATCACCTGCGACAGCAGTACGCCGGCGTCGGCATGCGCGAGCCTGGTCAGGGTCAGCTCGGGTAAGCCGTCCAATTCTTCAGGTGCGCCCGGAACGCGGGTGGCAAAGATCATCACCACGGGGTCGGCCAGTAGTCGTCGTGCGGCGAATGTGAGCGCTTGCAGTGACGCTCGATCGACCCACTGCGCGTCATCGATGATGCAGGCGGTCGGCCGCTCGGCGCCCGCCTCGGCCAGCAGCGACAGGGCCGCCAGGCTCACCAGCAGGCGATCCGGGGCGGTACCTTTGCCGAGTCCGAGGGCGATTCGCAGTGCGGACCGCTGCGGGTCAGGCAAGACGGCGATATGGGCAAGAATCGGGCCACACACCTGCTGCACGCCGGCGTAGGCGAGTTCCATTTCCGTCTCGGCACCGCTGATCCAGACAGTGCGTAGTCCGTCCGCCTGCGCCACCACCTCGGCCAGTAACGCACTCTTGCCGATGCCGGCCTCGCCGTTGATGACCAGCACGCCGCCTTTGCCGGCTCGGGCACGGCCGCACAACTGCGCGAGCTGCCGCTGTTCGTCTTGCCGGCCGATGAGCGTTGTGCTGCCCATGCTGGTGATCCTGACACGTCCGGAAGCCACCGGCGACCGAACTGCGCCGGTAGGAGTCGGGCTGTGAGCGCCCCCGGGTTGTCACATCCCGGGGTTTCTACGGGGTCGGCGACCAGGGTGCGCGGTGTCAGATAGGTAATCGCGGTGCCCGCAGAGATCGACGAGAGGAGTCAGTGATGGTCAGCGGCAAGACAGTCCATGAGGTGACTTATGACCTGCTCCGGTCTCTGGGCTTGACCACGATATTCGGCAACCCCGGCTCCACGGAGCAGACCTTCTTGCAGAATTTCCCGGACGACTTCACCTATGTGCTGGGCTTGCAGGAGGCGTCGGTGCTGGCGATGGCGGACGGGTTCGCTCAATCCACCGGCAACGCCGCGCTGGTGAATCTGCACACCGCGGCCGGCACCGGTAACGCGATGGGCAGTCTCGTTGCGGCGTATCGGGCGAACACCCCGATGATCGTCACGGCAGGCCAACAAACCCGCGAAATGTCCTTGTGCGACCCGTATCTGAACAACCCCGATGCCACGCTCATGCCACAGCCGTGGGTCAAATGGTCCTACGAGCCTGCTCGCGCCGAGGATGTTCCCGCAGCATTCATGCGTGCGTATGCGGTGGCCACCCAGCCTCCCGCCGGGCCGGTGTTCTTGTCCATCCCACTCGACGACTGGAACAAACCGGCGCTCGGTCCGGCCGTGGTGCGGACCGTCAGTCGCCGTGTGCAGCCCGACGAACAGCGGCTGCGCGCCTTCGCCGCCAGGATCAGCAGCGCTCGTCGACCACTGCTGGTGCTGGGACCGGAGGTGGACCGTGCCGGCGCCTGGGCTGCCGGCATCGCCTTCGCTGAGAAGCTGCGCGCGCCGGTCCGCGGCGGTCCGCTGTCGGACCGGTGCTCGTTCCCCGAGGATCATCCCCTGTACGGAGGGCCGCTGCCCCTGACGATTGCGGGCGTGAGCGAGGTGTTGACCGGCCACGACCTGGCAATCGTGATCGGCGCTCAGGTTTTCCGCTACTACCCGTTCGTCCCCGGTGATTACCTGCCCGCGGGCACCGATCTCCTGCAAGTCACGGCGGACCCGCACCTTGCCGCGACGGCACCGGTGGGTGACAGCCTGCTCGGTGACGCGGGCGTCGTACTCGAACAACTACTGGACCTCGTCGAGATGCCCCGTGACCGGCAGGCGTCACCGGGGTTGCAAAGACCCTCGAGTGGGGATCTGCCGGCGGCATCGGCGCCATTGTTGCCCAGCGATGTCTACGCTGCCCTCAGTACGGTCAAGCCCGACGACGCTGCGGTCGTGATGGAGTCGACATCCACTCTGGCGGACCTCATCACGTGGTGGCCGACGCGCAGGCCGGGGAGCTTCTTCGCCACCGGCAGCGGCGGTATCGGCTGGGGAGTGCCGGCGGCTGTGGGAATCGCGCTCGGAGATCGAGCGCGCGGTGTGAAGCGGACCGTTGTCGCGTCGATCGGCGACGGTTCTTTCCAGTATTCGATACAGGCTCTCTGGACAGCGGCACAGCACAGCCTCCCCATCGTGTTCGTGGTGCAGCGCAACGGTGAATACGCGGTCCTCAAATCGTTTGCGCTGCTGGAAGAGACTCCCCACGTTCCGGGTATGGATCTGCCCGGACTCGATATCTGCTCCTTGGCAAGGGGTTTCGGCTGCCGTACGGCTTCGGTGGAGGACGCCGAAAGCTTGGTTTCGGAATTCAAGGCTGCCCTGGAAGCCGACGGCCCCACCGTTCTGGTGGTACCCACCCAGCCGCAACTGCCATTCCTGGGTTAAGACGTGCCGGTCTACACGTGCACCACGCCGCAATCGACGCTGAGCGTCGAGACGAAGGCTGAGCTGGCCGCCGAGATCACCCGGGTTCACTCCATGATCAACCATGTCCCCGGTACGTATATCAACGTCGTGTTCCATGAACCGGCGCCCGAGAACGTGTTCACTGATGGGAAGCCTGCACGGCCACTGCTGATCAACGGCTGGGTTCGGACCGGACATCCCGCCGCGCAAAGTAGTCAGTTGGTCGCTGAGATCGCCTCAGCGGCGACCCGCATCACCGGGATACCGGCCCGGATGGTGTTGGTGGTCATCCAGAACAGCCCCGCGCATCTCGCCATCGAGGGAGGAAGGGTGTTACCCGAGCCGGGCGAGGAAGAGGCGTGGCTGGCAGAGCAGGAGGGTACCGAGTCGGATGAGTCCTGACACTGAGCAAACCGCGGTGGTTGCTGTGGGTGTTGCCTTGGAACAATTCGCCGGGGCAGTCGCGAACCACGGCGACGTCACCGTGATCGACGGTCAGATGCCGGCTCGATCCGGCGGCGAGACGATGAAGGACGTTGCGGGCTACGACACCAAAAGGCTCTACATCAGCGGTCACGGCGCCTTCGGTGCCCTGACCTCGTTGATTTTCAAGGTGACGGTGAAACCGTAGCCGCGGGGCTCAACCGGCGGGGCGTCGGATGCTGCGTTCGGGCTCGTTATGGGTGACGATGGACCGGTGCGATGGGTGACCTATCGAAGCGAAGACGGGCAGCGTACCGGCGTACTCAACGGCGACGTGATCCATGCGGTGGCGCCCGGCGTGACATTGTTGGAGCTGATCCGGCTCGGCCCGGACGGGCTGCACGAGGCCGGCGAGCGGGCGCTGAGCGCACCGGCGGCGACAGAGCGGATCTCGGCGGTGTCGCTGATGGCTCCGATACCGCGCCCGCCGTCGATCCGCGACAGTCTGGGCTTCTTGGACCACATGCGCAACTGCCTGGCGGCCACCGGCCGAAGCCCCGTCCTCGACGACGCGTGGTACCGCATCCCGGCTTTCTACTTTGCCTGCCCGGCAACGGTGCTGGGTCCCTATGACGATGTCTCCATGGCCCCCGGCAGCGTCTGTCAGGACTTCGAACTGGAGATCGCCGCGGTGATCGGCACCGCCGGGGCGAACCTGTCGGTGGCCCAGGCGGAGCAGGCCATCATCGGCTACACCATTTTCAACGACTGGTCCGCGCGGGATCTGCAGGCGCAGGAGGGAGTTTTGGCGATCGGGCAGGCCAAGGGCAAAGACAGCGGTGTGACGCTTGGGCCCTGTCTGGTCACGCCCGATGAGCTGGAGCCCTACCGCAGCAACGGCAGGATCAGCCTGCAGGCCACCGCGACCGTCAACGACGTGATCGTGGGAACCGGATCGACCGGCGCCATGGACTGGAGCTTCGGCGAGATCATCAGCTACGCCGCCCGTGGGGTTCCGTTGGAGCCCGGTGACGTCTTCGGATCGGGCACCGTACCCACCTGCACGCTGCTGGAGCATCTGGACCCGGCTGCGCCGCAACAGTTTCCAGGATGGCTTGGTGACGGCGACGTCGTGACCCTGCAGGTGCAGGGCCTGGGGGAGCTGCGCCAGACGGTACGGGCCAGCGCTGCGCCGATACCGCTGGCGGAGCGCCCGCGGCCCGCGACGGGCTAGGTCCGGACCAACGTGACGGTGATGGTGGAGGTGTCGCCGTTGGAGTCGATGGTCAGGATGGGGGCATTGGGTGCCGAGGTGACGGTTCCGCCGGTAACGGTTACGGCGTAGCCGCCGGGGAAGTGGTTGGGCGGCACCGAGATGGCGGTCTCTGAGCCGGCTCCGAAGGTGCCTGAGCCGTCGACGCGGTCGGTGGTGTAGCTGAAGCTGAACTCGCCGTTGTTGAAGGACAGTGCGGTGGGCGTGCCCGAGATCATCTGCGGGTAGGGCTGGGCCAGCAGGTCGAGTTTGCCCCAGTTGACGTTGTCGCCGACCGGGGGCTGGCTCGGGTCGTAGACCAGCGCCTGGTCTTCCGGCGAGGCACTGGTGATGTCCTTGCCGGTGTAGGCCCAGGCGGCCCAGCCGGACAGGTACTGGTTGGAGGACTGCAGGCTGGCGTCGATGGCGCCGAGGTTGTTGGTGGCCCCGAACTCGCTCAGCCACCCCGGAACGTTGTTCTCCTCCATGTAATCGGTTGCGTAACCGAACACGATGTCGGCGTTCCAGTCGCAGCCGATGCTCAGGCCGGGAATCAGCGACGTGGTGAGGCAGTAGTGGTGGAAGGAGAACACCGAGTTCTCGTCTTGCACCGGGCCCATATGCGTGGGCACCGGCAGGCTGCCGAACAGGGTGTTGGGTTCGAAGAACACCGTCTTGTTCGGGTCGACGGAGCGAATGGCTGCGGTGATCTGGTCGTAGAACGGCACGAGTTGCTGGGTGTCGAAGTAGGGGTTGCCCAAGATGCTGCCCAGAGCCTGCGATCCGGCCCACGGCTCGTTCATGATCTCGTAGCCGGCGACGTTCTCGTTGCCCTTGAAGTAGTCGGCGACCGCCTGCCACATCAACCCGTAGTGATTCTGCAAGCCGATGCCATCGGGAGCCTTATCGTTGCCCCAGAACGCATCCCAGGCGTAGTTCTGCGCCGGGCTCACCGGGTAAGTCCCCGGGAAGCCCACGCCGATGTGGGGCAGTCCACCGGTCAGAACTGCCCAGTCGGGGGCGCCCTCGCCGCCGAAGGCCTCGCTGTACAGATCTTGGTGCATGTCCAGGACGACCAGGATGTTGTGGCGGCCCAGGATTTCGACGGTGTTTTCGATGGAGGCCAGGTAGTCGTAGTCGATGACGCCGGGTTCGGGTTGCACGCCGGCCCAGATGACGCCCAGGCGCACGACGTTGAATCCGTTGGCGGCCAGGAAGGCTGCGTCGTCTTCGTCGAAACCGGCCGCGGACGGCTCGTAGGGTGGGATCTTGTAGACCTGGTTGAGTCCGCGCAGCATGACGACCTGGCCGTCGCCGTTGGTGAGCCAGCCGTTGGAGACCTCCACCGGCGGTGGAACGGTGCCGGTGAAGCCGCCGGGCAGGGCACCGAAGTGGCCTACGTCGCCGTGGGTGCCGTAGAGCAGTCCGGCGGTGCCGCCGACTCCGCCGAGTGCGGGCAGCCCGGTCAGGGCTGCGCCGTCGCCGGCGTCGCCGCCGTTGCCGCCGTGGCCCCACAGCCACCCGCCGTCGCCGCCGTCACCGCCGACGGCCCCGGTCCCGCCGTCGCCGCCGGCTCCGCCGTTGCCGAACAGTCCCAGGGCGGCGCCGCCGGCGCCGCCGGCGACGCCGTCGGTGGTGCTGCTCCAGCCGGCGCCGCCGTCACCGAACAGCCAGCCGCCGTTGCCGCCGTCGGGGTTGGCCTCGGTGCCGTCGGCGCCGTTGCCGATGACCGTCGACCCGAACAGGGTGTTGATGACGCCGTTGACCTGGCTGCCCAGTTGACTGTCGATCCATTGCTGACCGGCGTCGTGCAGTACTGCGTAGAGGTCCAGGTTCAGGGCGGGCCCGGGTTCGGCCAGTGCGCCGAAGGCGGCATCCCAGTGGGCCGAGGACAGGAACGCATCCCAGGCTGAGGCGTCGAACAGGGCGCCGCCGTCGAGGTCGCCTGCGGCGGTGACGAACGGCGAGATCAGCATGTCCATCATGTCGTCGAAATCGGCGTGTGCGGGCGCCGAGATCGGGGCGATCGCCAGGAATGCAGCTACTCCGACGGCCTTGGTGCCCACAACCGTGCTGCGGCGACGAGACATCGCGACCAACCCTTCTCGCGGACAAACCCGATTCTGAAGCCTGTCTGAGAAAGGTAAACGACTTACTTAGCCTACGCAAGGTAGCGGCGCGGGCCGGTGCGGCGGTCGTCACCGCACCGGCCCGGCGCTGTCAGTCCTTGGCGGTGACGGTCACATTGACGGTCGTGGCGCCGGCGCTGGAGCTGATGGTCAACAGGGGGGCGTCAGCGCCTGAGGTGACCTCGCCGCCGGTCACGGTGACGGTGTAGCCGTTGGGATACTGGCCGGCCGGCACTGAGATGAC
It encodes:
- a CDS encoding cellulase family glycosylhydrolase, with protein sequence MSRRRSTVVGTKAVGVAAFLAIAPISAPAHADFDDMMDMLISPFVTAAGDLDGGALFDASAWDAFLSSAHWDAAFGALAEPGPALNLDLYAVLHDAGQQWIDSQLGSQVNGVINTLFGSTVIGNGADGTEANPDGGNGGWLFGDGGAGWSSTTDGVAGGAGGAALGLFGNGGAGGDGGTGAVGGDGGDGGWLWGHGGNGGDAGDGAALTGLPALGGVGGTAGLLYGTHGDVGHFGALPGGFTGTVPPPVEVSNGWLTNGDGQVVMLRGLNQVYKIPPYEPSAAGFDEDDAAFLAANGFNVVRLGVIWAGVQPEPGVIDYDYLASIENTVEILGRHNILVVLDMHQDLYSEAFGGEGAPDWAVLTGGLPHIGVGFPGTYPVSPAQNYAWDAFWGNDKAPDGIGLQNHYGLMWQAVADYFKGNENVAGYEIMNEPWAGSQALGSILGNPYFDTQQLVPFYDQITAAIRSVDPNKTVFFEPNTLFGSLPVPTHMGPVQDENSVFSFHHYCLTTSLIPGLSIGCDWNADIVFGYATDYMEENNVPGWLSEFGATNNLGAIDASLQSSNQYLSGWAAWAYTGKDITSASPEDQALVYDPSQPPVGDNVNWGKLDLLAQPYPQMISGTPTALSFNNGEFSFSYTTDRVDGSGTFGAGSETAISVPPNHFPGGYAVTVTGGTVTSAPNAPILTIDSNGDTSTITVTLVRT
- a CDS encoding AAA family ATPase, producing the protein MGSTTLIGRQDEQRQLAQLCGRARAGKGGVLVINGEAGIGKSALLAEVVAQADGLRTVWISGAETEMELAYAGVQQVCGPILAHIAVLPDPQRSALRIALGLGKGTAPDRLLVSLAALSLLAEAGAERPTACIIDDAQWVDRASLQALTFAARRLLADPVVMIFATRVPGAPEELDGLPELTLTRLAHADAGVLLSQVMPGRLDERVRENILGEADGNPLALLDLRQSIAPTALAGGYGLPAAASIAGRIEREYSQRLHTLPPTTQTLLLIAAAEPTGDPTWLWAAAEKLRVGADAAVPAERSGLVTVESRLRFRHPLVRSAVYHYASASQRRQVHAALADVISGPTHTEHRAWHHAHATPTPDESVAVELVVSAQRARCRGGAAAAAAFLAYAVELTPDPLRRADRALEAARAKLDAGDPEAAIRLLSAVDRADDELLSARADLLRANVAFATRRGRDAPPLLLAAARKLRPLDPVFARDAYLGALMATMIVGRLCTGEAPSAATIVRSVRQLPPRSGPATAADLFLEGIVLRIDDGHAAAAPVLQRAIQQYLAEDNAGVADPRLHDITLRVLLDLFAQDTYNSLNARQLELLRAAGELTVLPAALTTYAGVCVTAGDFAQAADLLAQAETISAATGAPQQRSIHIYLAACRGQQARAEEIARTTVRDATARGEGSEITLVLFSLAVLYNGIGNYEKALEQCSAAMEYDDIGMYGHLLNETVEAAVRAGSTDVAETAAAQLIERSRTTPTATALGYAARAKALTADGPAAENEYRIAIRELGRSPLKVMSARTHLIFGEWLRRENRRGEARAELRIAHGLFAEMGSEGFTERAKRELHAAGEPLSKQHDARKPGKLTSQESYIARLAGDGYTNSEIASHLFISPRTVEWHLGRIFGKLGVTSRRELRHTRE
- the mdlC gene encoding benzoylformate decarboxylase; this encodes MVSGKTVHEVTYDLLRSLGLTTIFGNPGSTEQTFLQNFPDDFTYVLGLQEASVLAMADGFAQSTGNAALVNLHTAAGTGNAMGSLVAAYRANTPMIVTAGQQTREMSLCDPYLNNPDATLMPQPWVKWSYEPARAEDVPAAFMRAYAVATQPPAGPVFLSIPLDDWNKPALGPAVVRTVSRRVQPDEQRLRAFAARISSARRPLLVLGPEVDRAGAWAAGIAFAEKLRAPVRGGPLSDRCSFPEDHPLYGGPLPLTIAGVSEVLTGHDLAIVIGAQVFRYYPFVPGDYLPAGTDLLQVTADPHLAATAPVGDSLLGDAGVVLEQLLDLVEMPRDRQASPGLQRPSSGDLPAASAPLLPSDVYAALSTVKPDDAAVVMESTSTLADLITWWPTRRPGSFFATGSGGIGWGVPAAVGIALGDRARGVKRTVVASIGDGSFQYSIQALWTAAQHSLPIVFVVQRNGEYAVLKSFALLEETPHVPGMDLPGLDICSLARGFGCRTASVEDAESLVSEFKAALEADGPTVLVVPTQPQLPFLG
- a CDS encoding tautomerase family protein, with protein sequence MPVYTCTTPQSTLSVETKAELAAEITRVHSMINHVPGTYINVVFHEPAPENVFTDGKPARPLLINGWVRTGHPAAQSSQLVAEIASAATRITGIPARMVLVVIQNSPAHLAIEGGRVLPEPGEEEAWLAEQEGTESDES
- a CDS encoding ATP-dependent DNA ligase, with protein sequence MAAESVTTRVTLTNAEKVLYPATGTTKAEVFDYYTRIAEVMLPHIAGRPATRKRWPNGVEQSSFFEKQLASSAPGWLARADIQHRSGITTYPVIEDLDGLAWIAQQAALEVHVPQWRFEAQWTHGGRVFKPGPATRLVFDLDPGEGVTMSQLAEVARAVRELMAELSLPTFPLTSGSKGVHVYAALDPPVSSAGAVVLAKRVAQQLESAMPTLVTATMAKKLRAGKVFLDWSQNNASKTTIAPYSLRGRDHPTVAAPRTWAELDDPDLRQLRYDEVLQRVARDGDLLAALDRALPAQDRLDVYRSKRDARRTPEPVPATAPVPGGGNSFVIQEHHARRLHYDFRLERDGVLVSWAVPKNLPETTAVNHLAVRTEDHPLEYGSFEGTIPKGEYGAGTVRIWDSGTYVTEKFEDPAGEGAEKGEVIVVLSGSRISGRYALIRTAGDQWLAHRMKDQQAFTFSELAPMLATHGSVTRLDPNQWAFEGKWDGYRLLVEAENGEVRLRARSGRDVTAEYPQLPFPAEDLAEHHVVLDGELVALDDRGVPSFAAMQNSARAARLEFWAFDLLYLDGRPLLRVAYRDRRRLLETLAQGTGLVVKELLTPDGAKALEQSGRLGWEGVIAKRWDSPYRPGRRSPAWIKDKHWQTQEVVIGGWRAGEGGRGGGIGSLLMGVPEADGLRFVGRVGTGFTERQLAALKEMLEPLRTGESPFREPLARPDAKGVTFVEPTVVAEVRYSERTADGRLRQPSWRGLRPDKTPGEVEWE